The nucleotide window GTCTCCCCCGAGACTGCGCTCGTAACTGCGCGCGAGGCGCTCGACCTTCTTCCCGGAGACCTCGACGGTCCCGGCCGGCTCGGCCTTCTTCATCGTCGCAAGGAACGCGAGGAAATCCTCGGGCCTGCGGTAGGCCGTGCCCGGGCCGTAGCGGGTGACGCTGATGCTGAGCCGGCCCTTGGAGAAGCGCTCTCCGCCGTCGGAGCCGGGCTTGCGCGTCCAGTCGGCCGGCGGCTTGCACTCGTAGGCCTTGGCGGCCGGGGACTGCGTCATGGCTTTCTCTCCCGCTGAAGACGGCATGGATGCCGCGGCGAGGGCGGCGAAGACGACGGCTAGCGCGGCGTTCATTTCTCCTCCGGCAGCTTGAACTTCTTCAGGAATCCGGTCCAGTACTGGGGATGCTCCTTCACCGACGTCTTCACGCGGGCCCAGAACTGGTCCCGGGTGAGCTGACCCGCCGGCGGTTTTGGAGCCGGCATCTTCTTCACCCGGAGCAAGTCTTCCAGATTCTTCTGGTCGCGGGCCAGATCGGCCTTGAGCCGCAGGAAGGCCTTCGAGTCCCCGGCCTCCCGTGTGCGGGCCAGCGCCTGGGCGAGGGCGGGGTCCTCCATCTGCTTGAGGAGCCCCTGGATGTCCCTCATCGCCGTCTCGAGATCCTTGAGGTCGTTGGGGATGGTCGCGGCCAGGACCCGGGCGTCGTTGCGCACGGTGTCGCCCTCGGGCCCGAGCCCTTCTTTCTTCGTCATGACGTCGAGCGCGCTCAGCAGCCGGGGGATCTTGAACCGGACGAGCGGGAGATAGGTCTCCTGCTTCTCCTCCTCGAGCGCCTTCAGCCGGGCGCGGTAGGCCTTCACGGGGTCCTTCATCTCCTCGAGGTCCAGGTAGCGCGGATAGCCGGTGGTCTTCAAGTCGTCCCAGAAGGCGGCGGAATCTTGCCCGAGCGATGCCGCCTCCTGAGTGTGGTCGTTGGCCTTGTCCTTCGACAGGCGAGCGGCGACGAGATAACCGGTCTGCCGGGCGCGCTGTTCGTCGACGAAGGAGAGCTCGAAGCCGTCCTCCAGCGAGTCGGGGGAGAGGCGCTTGACCATCGCGCGATTGGCCAAGTGGCGGAACTCGTGGGCCATGTTCCCCGCGAGGAAGTCGACGACCGCCTCCCGATCCTTCATCTTGAGATACAACTCGTTGAATCCGTAGATGAGATCCTCGGTGTACGCCATGCCGCGGATGCCGACGACCCCCTCGTAGCCGTTGCTCCTGTCGATCGTGCTGCCCTCGAACTTCTCGGACCTCACGAGGATGGTCTTCCCTTGGCTCCCGAACTCGCCGATGAGCTGGCGCAGGACCTCGCGACCCTCGGGAGTCTGCTGCATCTTCTCGAGGGATCTGCGCGTGACCTCCTCGGCGACGGCGGCGGGGCCCTGCGGACTTCGCAGCTCGCGGATGGCCGCGTCCAGCATGTCGCCGGTGCGGCCGGGAAGATAGGGCCGATGCCCGAACTTGAGGACCTTCTCGACCTCGCTCCAGGGCACAGGGGCGTCCGCGGAAGCGGCGTCCGGGAGCGCCGTCTTGGGCGGAGCCCGGCCGAAGGGCAGGTTCGCTCGCAGCACCCGCAAGGCCAAGACGGAGTCGGCCGCGACGACGCCTCCCTCGGGCGCGGCCTCGAAGTGCGCGACGCCGAGCGCGGCGGCGTGCGCGTCGAGGCTCCCGGAGACCGTCTTGTGGTCCTTCGCACCGAGACGACGGATGCGCTGAGCGTCGTCCTCCGGCTTCCACGCCTGCCCCTGCACGCGATCGCGCAGGTGCAGCAGGAGCCGCCCCGCGCGTTCGTCGCCGAGGCCGAGCGTCGAGCAGAAGGAGAGGATCCGGCTCTCGTACGCCTCTCGCGGCACGGTGGAGAGCCGCCCCTGGGAGAGGTCTCGGGCGTTCGCGCGCCAGGCGTCGAGGCCCTCCGGCGCCGGGGGCAGCTCGGCGTCCTCGAGCAGGGCGGAGGAAAGGCTGCCGGCGTACTCGGGGGAAGACGAAACCGCCGGCTGGGCGCGCACGACCCGCGCCGCCGGCAGGGCGAACAGGAAGACGAGCAAGGCGGCCGAGGGGGGTTTCATCGGGGTAGCCGGCCTCTCCATGAGTATAGGCCCGGCATGGGCTCTGCGCAAGGTCTTTTTTCGGGGGCTTCCCGGAGGTTTCCCCGTCGGAGGATCCCGGAGAGTAACAACCATGATACCTGTCCTATCACCCGTGTGAATGGACGTCCGGCTCTCCGTCTGTTACATCCTTGGTAAGGCATCGTCCAGGGCACAACCGGGGAAACCCGGTGCCGCAAAGCCACGGGGCTACAGAGAGAGCCGGACGCCGCGAACGACACCCTCCAAGCCAGCCGGGCTGCCGAGCAAAGCCGGGCCCCCCGCAAGGGGGGCCGAGCGCACGGCAGCCCGTCGCTGGAAGTTCCGGGGGGAGAGGGTGTCGAAGAACGGGGTCCGGTCCTTGTTCCTTACCTGCGCCGCCGCAGCGCTGCTCGCCGCTCCCCCCTCCTGCGCCGCCGATCCCTACGAGAAGTCCGCCAAAGCCATCTCCCGCATCGCCGAGCGCGCGCTCAAGCGCCGCGTCGCGGTGCTGCCGTTCCTCCCGGTGGCGGGAACGGACACCCGCGGGTCCATGGCCCTGGCCGAACGCATCACGGCCCACCTGAGCCGACAGCCGGGCATCGAAGTCGTCGAGCGCACCCTCCTCGAGAAGGTCCTGCGCGAGCAGGGCCTCGCGCAGCAGGGCGTCCTCGACGGCCGCCAGTCGGACAAGGTCGGCCGCGTGCTCGGGGTGGACTGCCTCCTCACCGGCTCCATCCTCGGTCTTGGAGACGGCCGCATCGAAGTGAACGCCCGCCTCATCGACGCGGTCACCGCCCGGGTACTGGGCGCCGAGACGCTGCAGGTCCGACGCGACTGGGACGAGTCGGGCTTCGGCGGCCTGGACGTGGTGGTGCTCCCGCCCGACCTCGGGGAGGCCGGGCCGCTCGCCCTGCCCGGGGAGGGCGCGCTGCGCGACGCGCTCGGAGGAGGGAAGGCCGGCTGCGAGGATTGGGAGGCCCGGTCGGACCGGCTGCAGGCCACCGTGCTCGAGCTCAAAGCGCGCTTCTGGGCCGCCCGCCTGCGCGAGCCCTCCTTCTCCGCCCACGGGCTCACGCGCAACCCCGGCTCCGAGGTCCGGAGCATCGCCCTGCGCCAGGACCTCTACCGGCGCATCCGAGAGCTCTACGAGCAGGAGGGCGTCCGCAAGCCGAGCGTGGAGGAGATGCAGGGCGCCTCGGACGCGGACCAGGCCGCCGAGGACCTGCGCGCGCGCTGCGACCGATGAGGGCCGGGAATCCTGAACGGGGATTCCCGGCGGGGTTTAAACAAGATGCCTCGAGCGTACTGGGGTGGCGTATGGACCTAATGGATGAGAATCTGCTGGTGTTGGATATCCGGGAAGGGATGCCGTTGGTCTTGGCGATTCCCGAGGACCAGCCCCCCATCTACGGTTCCTGGGACGGGCAGGTCTACGAGGTCGTGGGTTCGGCTTAAACTCACCCTCGCTCGCCGCTGAACCGTCGGATCAGCGGCGAGCGAACCGCTTGAGCGAGAGCCCGGCCAGGGCGGCGAAGAACTGTCCGGCCACCCGCGCGTCGAGCTTGCTCTCCCCCAGGGTCCGCGGACGGAAGACGTAGCCCACCTCTCCGGTCTGCGCGCCCGGGGGAAGGTTCTGCAGCAGGTCCATGAGGATCTTGAAGCCCTTCGGCGTCAGACGGGGCGCCGCGGCCAGGAAGGCGCTGCGCTCGACGAGGAAGAAGCCGCTCATGAGGTCGCTGGAGCCGCGGGAGAGCAGCAGCGAGGAGAGCAGGTTCGCGGCGCGGCTGATGAGTCGACGCGTGCGGCCCCACCCTTCGATGCCGCCGCCCGGCGCGTGCCGGGAGCCGACCACGAGCTGGAGTCCGCGCGCGCGGGCGAGCTCGAGCATGGCGGGGAGCCGGCTCTCGTCGTGCTGGAGGTCCGCGTCCAGGACGGCCAGGTACTCCCCCCGCGCGAGCGCGAAGGCCTCGAGGACGGCCGGGTAGAGCCCGCGTTCGCGCGTCCGGCGCAGGCTGCGCAGGGCGGGATAGCGGGCGGACAGCTCGGAGGCGATCCGCCAGGTCCCGTCGGGGGAGTCGTCGTCGGCGACGATGGTCTCGTGCGGGATCCCCTGGAGCGCGCGCTCGAGCCGCTCGACGATGAGCGGCACGTTCGCGGCCTCGTTGTAAGTCGGCAGGACGACGCTCAGCAGGACTCCGCTCATCTCCCCGGGGCCTCCCATCGGAAATAGGGACGCGGGCAGGACGGACAGACCTCGATGCGGACGGTCTCGCTGCGCGAACAGTCCCGCTTCTCGGTGTTCAAATAGAAGATCATCGGCAGCCCGATGAAGCTGTCCGGGTGGAACTCGCAATAGCCCAGGGAGCTGATTTCATCGTAGAGCCCCTTCTTCGGGAGGAAGTCTCCCGAGTTCTCCCAGCGCCAGCCGACGTGGAAGCTGACCGGGAAGCGGACGCCGGACATGGAGCTCTCCTTCACGGAGAGCGTGAACAGGCACAACAGGCCCGCGAAGAGCGCCGCCCGGGCGCCGGCGCGGCGCTCGAGCAGCGGAGGAAGCAGGACCGCGAGAGCGGCCAGCGCGAGGAAGGCCGGCAGGATGTAGTAGCGGATCGTGCTGTGCGTCCGGAACAGCGGGAAGGCCGCCGCGTAGCAGAGGAACCAGAGCGCGACCCCCCGGGGGCCCTCCGGGACCTCCCGGGAATAGAGCGCCCGCAGGCCTTCGGAGAACAGGACGACCATGCTCAGCCCGGCCCCCGCGTAGAGCGGCACGGCCAGGAACAGGGACGGCTCCCAGGACGTCAGGCGCATGAAGACCGAGACTCCCGAGAGGATCTGCATGAACGCGATCCAATGGAAGAAGACGAAGGCGGCGAACCCGACGCAGACGACGACTCTCGCCGAGGAGAAGACGCGCTCCGGCAGCGCGGCCGCCCGGGTCGCGAGGACTCCGAGCGCGGGGAGCCAGCGCGAGCGCAGTCCGCGGTAGAGCGCGCCTCCCAGGAAGGGCAGCGACAGCCAGGCCGCGCAGAGCGGCGCGCGATGCTCCAGCCAGAAAGCATCGCCGACCCGCGGCTTGAGCGTCCCGACGAGAAGCGTCTGGAGGGACGCATACGCCGCCAGCGCGAGCAGGTCGAGCGCGCGGGCATCCCGCTGGAGGATGGAACGGAAGGCCGCGTAGGCCAGCAGCGAGACCGGCACGCTGGAGAAGATGAAGTGGTTGAGGACTCCCAGGTGGCAGGCGGCGAGGAAGAGCAGGGCGTTGCGCGTCCCTCCGCCGTCGTCGTCGAGCGCGCGCCGGGACGCGGCGAACACGAGCGCGAGCAGCAGCGGCTGCAGCGCGTAGACCTCCCAGGCCACGCGGGACTTGAGCAGGAAGAGCGGGGAGCCCAGGAGGAGCGCGAGCCAGAGCAGCGAGGAGCGCGGCCCCTCGCGCCGCCAGAAGTGTCCCGCGAGGAGCCCGGCGGCGAACAGGTTCAGCAGCGCCCCCGGCAGCCGCAGGGAGAAGACGCTGGCCCCCAGCAGGCGGTAGACTCCGGAGAGGAGCCAGCCGTAGAGCGGACCGGTATAGGTGTTCATCTCATGGGGAGAGTAGAGCCCTCCCTTGAGGATGCGCACGGCGTAGAGACCGACCCAGGCCTCGTCGCCGTGCAGGCCGGGGAAATCGGAGAGCCGGCGCAGGAGCAGGAAGGCGAGGACGGCGAAGGCGAGCGCGCAGAGCGCCGCGGCCAGGCGGCGGTTCATCCCCGGCCGGCCTCTCGGCCGCGCAGGGCGAGATGCCCGCCGCCGCGGCGATGATGGACCTTCAGGATCTCCGCGAGGATGGAGACGGCGATGGCGCCCGGGCTCTTTCCTCCGAGGTCGAGCCCGATGGGCGCGTGCACGCGGGGGTCGCGCTCCGGATGCAGCCCCTTGCGGTTGAGCCCGCGGAACACGGTGGGGACCTTGGAACGGCTGCCGATCATCCCGATGTAGGCGGCGTCGCTCTTGAGCGCCGCGGCGAGGCATTCGGCGTCGAGCTCGTGTCCGCGGGTCACGATGACGACGTAGGTGCGGGCGTCGGGCTTCGCGCTGCGGACGGCCCGGTCGGGCCGCTCGACGAGGACGCGTCCCGCGGAAGGGAAGCTCTCGCGGTTGGCGAACTCCGCGCGCTCATCGGCCACGTCGCAGGGGACGCCGGCGGCCGCGGCCAGCGCGGCCAGGCGCTCCCCGACATGCCCGGCCCCGAGGATGAGGAGCCCGAGCTCGCGGACCTGGACGTCGATGAAGACCTCGACGCGCCCCATGCAGACCATCCCCGTGCCCTCAGGCTTGAGGTCGTAGGCGGCCTTGCGGCTGCTCCCCTCTCCGATCGCCTTCACGGCGTCGCGGATGCTCAAGGCCTCGAGCTTCCCCCCGCCCACCGTGCCGACCGCGGAGCCGTCGGCGTAGACGATCATGCGCGCGCCCGCGTCGCGGGGGGTGCTCCCCTGCATCGAGACGACGGTGACGAGCGCGGCGCTCGCGCCCGAGTCGATCGCCTCGGCGAACAGACGGATGACGTCCCTCTCACCTTTCATCATGCGGGAACCCCTCTGGGGTGACAGAGCGTATCAATTTTAGCGGAGCCCCGGGGCGAAGTCCGGCGGGAAGGACGTTGCCTGGGATCTTCAGTCGGCGCGTAGGACCGAGATGGAGGAGGCCGAGGGCAGTCCGACGGTGGAATTCCGCGTCCAACTGAAGATTCCAGGCTAGTTCGTCGCCGGAGGCGTGTTCGGTCCCGAAGGATCCTCGGGCGGGTCCTGCGCCGGGTCGAGCAGCCAGCGCTCGAGTCCCGGTTCGACGCCGAGCTCGAGGCCTGCGCCCTTCGCCTCGCGCGCGGCGCGCTTGAGGCGCAGCATCGTGTCGTGCTGGAGGCGGGGTCCGTCGCGGGAGACGCTGTCGAGCAGGAGCTTCATGTCGGGTGAGACGCCGCCCTGCTGGCGGGTCAGATACTCGACGACCTGCCGGGCCCCCTCGGGGGTGATCCCGCGTTTCCCGCCCTCCGAGGAGCCCTCGAGCGCGGCTCCGAGCTCCTTGAGGCCCGGCGCCGCGGCCGGCCCGGTCTTATCCGCGCTCGGAGGAGCGGTCTCCCGCGCGGGCTTCTCCGGGGCCTCCTCGACGTGCGCGCGCTCGGGGTGCCGGGCGAGGTAGCCGCGGACCTCGGAGCGCTGGAAGTCGTCGAGCTCGTCGAGCGCCTTCCCGTCGGGAGCGCGGCCTTTCGCGCGCTCGTGACCGGCGATCCATCTCGAGCGCAGCCGCCCCTGGCACAGGCGCAGGGCGTCGAGCGTCGCGGGCTCGCGCCACCCCCCCGAGGTACGGCGCACGCACGGCGCCAACGGCTCGGCGGCGGCGGGCAGGACGCGCGGAGACGGTCCCTCGCCGCGGGCGCCGCAGACGAGGAGGAGTCCCGGCAGGAGGAGGAACGCGTTCACTCGTGGGGTCGGATGTACACGTAGCCGAAGCCCTTGACCGCCTTGATCCGGCGCTGGAGCAGGACCGGCAGGCCCTTGCGCAGGCGGTTCATGAGGATGTCCAGGGCGCGGGAGAGCTCGGGCTTCTTCTTCCCCTCCACCGCGGAGAAGAGGATGTCCTTGTGGACGGGCTCGGGGCTGCGCTCGAGCAGGCAGTAGAACAGCTCGAAGGTCTTCGGGGTCAGCGTCACGACGTGGACCTCGTGGAAGAAGACCTCGCGGCTCTCCATGTTCAGCGAGACGTCCTCCTTGCGGTAGACGTTGCTGTCGAGCTCGCGGCGGCGGAACACCGCGCGCAGGGTGGCGAGGAGTTCGGCGGGGTTCTCCGACTTCTGGACGAAGTAGTCGGCCCCGTACTCGAGCCCCATGATCTTGTCCTTGCGGTGCGCGGTGAGCATCACGATGGGGGTCTTGCCGAGCGCCGGGATGGAGCGGATCGTCTTGCAGACCTCGAGCCCGTCGATGTCGGGCAGGACGAGGTCGAGGAGGATGCAGTCGGGCAGCGCCTTGCGCGCGAGCGCGACCGCGTCGGCGCCGTTGCCCGCGATGAAGAGGTCCTGGTAGCCGGCGTTCTTGAGCCAGAGCTGGACCAGCGCGTTCCAGTCCTCGTTGTCGTCGACGATAAGGATCTTCTGTGCCATCATAAGGGAGTGCCTAGCCCTCCAGCAGTCCGCGCGAGCGCAGGTCCGAGAGGAACGCGCGGGCGTCGCGCTCGAGGTCGCCGCTCTCGTCGCGGAACCGGCCCCGCAGCCCCGCAAGCAGGACGGCCTCGTCCGCGCAGGATTCCAGCGCCCCCAGGACGGCCGCGCCCGCACCGCTCACGCGCCAGACGCGTTCGGCCCGGGTGTCGTAGAGCAGGCCCTCGGCGCCCTCGGCGCGCCAGCGCGCGTGGGGCGCCAGGCGCAGGCCGGAGCCCGCGCGGGCGGAGGGACGCCAGCCTTCGCGCTCGACGATCCATTCCATCTTCACGCGCAGGCGCGCGCGCTGGGCCTCTCCGTCCTCGCGCAGGGTCCCGCCCCCGGACGCGTCCTCGGCGCGGTACTCGCCGCTGCGCCAGGCCTGGCGGACCAGCCGTTCGTAGCGGCTCAAAACTCCCTCGTCAGCATCGCGTCGAGGAAAGCCGCGAGCGGCGGCACGGCGTCCCGCGCCGGCAGGCCCGCGAGCAGCGGGTCCATCGAAGCGCGCAGGCCGCGCGCCGCCTTCCGCGCTCCCGCCAGGCAGCCGCCCTCCTCGAGGAGGGAGACGACGGCGTCGACCGCGGCGCGGTCGCGGGGGCTGCGCTCCCAGAGCGCGAGGAAGCGCGGCCGAAGGGCGCGGTCGTCGAGCGCGAGGAGGCAGGGCAGCGTGAGCTTGCCGAGCACGAAGTCCTGCCCGCGCTCCTTGCCGGCGGTCTCCCGGTCGAGCGTGAAGTCGTGGACGTCGTCGATGACCTGGAGCAGCACGCCGACCGCGCGCCCGAGGCGCGGCGGGTCCTCGCGGCGGTGCGGGCGCGGGCTCAGCTCGGAGAGCGCGGCGCCGGTCCACTCGAAGAGGGCGGCGGTCTTGCGCGCGGCGATCCCGTAGTAGCCCTCGACCGAGACGTGGAGACTTCCTCGCAGGAACTCCTCCTGCAGCTCCCCGGCGGTCATCTCGCGCGCGGTGTCGATGAGCGCGCGGGCGCAGGACCCCGAGAGTTCGAAGGCCTCGTCGAGGCCCTCGGCGAAGGCCAGGTCGCCGAGGAGGATGCCGGTCGTCGAGCCGAAGAGTCCGTTGGGCGTCCCTTCCCCCCGCCGGAGCTCGGCGAAGTCCACGCAGTCGTCATGGAGGAGCGAGGCGTTGTGGAGGAGCTCGACGGCGCAGGCGGCGCGCTCGGTCTGCTCGGCCGGGGTCCCCAGCGCGGCCCCGAGCAGCAGCGCATAGCGCGAGCGCAGCATCTTGCCCGGCCGCCCGACGTAGCCGGCGAGCTGGTCGCCGACCCGTTCCCCGAGCCGGGCGATCCGCCGGCCCATGGCCGAGCGCACGCGCGAGAGCGATTCCTCGAGGGCGTCGTGGGTGGTCGCGGGGGTCACGGGTAGAGTCTACAAAATGGCGCTCCCGGTCTCGCCGGAATCCCGGGGGGATCCCGGCTATTTCACGTCGCCGGCGAGGGCGTACATCGAATGATAGGCGTCGCAGAGCCCGACGAGGGTCCGCACCGACTCCTCGCCCGACTGCACGAGCCCCTTGAGCGGCTGGCCGGCCGCGCCGGGGTAGCCGGCGAGGGTGTTGGCCGCCCCCTGCGCGCCGTCGAAGGACTCGTTGGTCGCGAGCGAGGCGTTCTGGCGGTTGCGGGTATCGGGATAGCTGCGGTATTCGCCGTTGAGCGCGTCGCGCAGCGCGCGGACCTCGCCGCGCGCCGCTTCGGCCGCGGCGCCGACCGCCGAGAGGCCGAGCGCTCGGGAGAGCGCGGGCGGGTCGGGCAGCAGCGCCGCCGCGCCCGAGAGGTCGGCGCGCGCGCGCGCGCCGAGCGCGCGCAGCTCGTCGGCGCGGACCGGGTCCGTGCGGCGCAGGGCCGCCTCCAGGGGCGCGAGCTGCTGCGGCACGGCCTCGGAGGCCGTCAGGGCCTGGACGCGCACGTTGTAGCTCTGGCGGGCCGCGTAGTCGAGCTCCTTGTGCGCGCTGCGGGCGCTGTCGTGCACGGACTCGCTGCTCAGCACCCCCGACGCGCAGTTGTTCGCCTGTCGCAGGCCGACGCAGTCGTCCGCGTAGTCGATGGTCCCTCCCCAGATCCGCTGCTGCGGATGCGTCGAGGAGCCCGCCGGGATGAGGCCGACCCCGAGGGCCGGGAGGTCCTGCACGGCCGCGCGCGGGAAGCTCGGATTCCCGGCGCGGGGCTGGAGGACCTGGACGGCATAGGAGCAGCCCACCGGGAGCAGCGCGACGTCCTGGAGCCCGGAGGTGATGCGGTCCTGGGACATCCGGAGCCGGCCGGCCATGTTGCCGCCGATGTCGTCGCGGCCGTCGCCGGACAGCATCAGGTGGAGTTCGTTGAAGGCCGCGACGACGTCGGGACGGTCGCCGAAGCGCGGGAGGGCGGCGATGAGCGCGGAGTCGAGCCCGCGCAGACGGACCTCCGCCTGGCGCGTCTGCTCCTGGAGCTGCGGGAACGCGGCCTCCGACCATTCGGCCTTCACCAGCGGCAGGACCACGGCGGCCTTGTAGCGCTCGGCCAGGGCGCGCCGCTTGTCCGCCTCCGCGAGGATGTGGGCCTTCGTGGCGGGCTTCACCTCCTTCTCGGAGGATCCTCCCGTCGACGTCCCGCCGCCCCCTCCTCCGCGGTTGACGGAGGCCATCGCGGGCAGCGTCTCCGCCGCCGAGGTCGGGCCGCCGACCATGGAGAGGCGCTCGCCGCGTCCGCCCGAAGCGGCCCTCGAAGCGGGTGCGCCCGCTTCGCCGGAACCTTTGAGCGTGCTCCCGGAGAAGAGCGACTGAGCGCCGGGGGACGGAAGAGCGCGCGTCCCGGCCGATGGTCGGAAGAACGCCCGCGTCCGGGCGGCGCGGGCGGAGGAGGTCGCGCCCGTCGCCTGCAGGACCGGCTTGCCCTCCGGGGCCTGCGGCGCCGCCGCGCCGGGAGCGGAGGCGCCTCCCCCTGCGCCGCCGGTCGGGACGAAGCCGGAGTTCGTGAATCGGTCGAGCGGCCGCAGAGGCGGCTTGCCCTCGATGGGGCCGTCCGCCTCGGGGACCTTGGGCTCCTCCTTCTCGTGGTCCCGGATCGCCTCCTGGATGCGTTCGTCGAGGGACGCCCCGGTGGTCGCCGGCACCGCGGCCCCGGCCGCGGGGGTCCCCTCGAGGGTCTTGCCCGTCAGCTCGCGGATGCTCCGCACGGGCTCGGCCGAAGACGCGACGCCGATGGCCGTCCCTCCCGCCCCGCGGCGGACCATCGAGGCTTCGGCGGGGACGGCCGTGGCGCGCGCGGAAGCGAGCTCCGAGGAGAGGACCTTCGGCGGAGCGAAGAAGCCCCGCCGCGCCTGCGCTTGAGCGGCGGTCTCGGGGAGCGGGGCGGGCTCGCTGCGGGACGCGCGGTTCCCGCGCACGCCCCACGCCACGAGCACCGCGAGGGCGAGCGCCGAGGTCGCGCCCATGAAGACGCGCGGGTCGTAGAGGAGACGCTCCCCCCAGCCCTTGTAGTCCGGTGCCCCCGGGTCCTTCTCCTGTTCGCTCATCTCCGCTCTTCCTTTAATGGATTATTGCGCCCTCCCCCCCGCCTGTCAAGGGACGCCTGCCGGGAATCCTCGACGGGGACCCCCGTCTCCTTCGTTGACAGCCACCCTCGGGGATGGCTATGATGGGTCCATGCGACACCCCACTCTGCGACTCAGTCTTCTGCTGGCCCTGGGCTTCGCCCTTGCGGGAGCCGCCTGCGCCCCCAAGAAGGCCCTCAAGGCCAACGCCCGATCCTCCGGAGCCGAGGGCTCCGAGGACTCCTCGCTCTCCGCCGGAGCCCCCGGCGTCGACGTCGAGGAAGCGGCCATCCGAGGCAAGGAGTACGTCGCCGTCGGCGACCTCCAGCCCGTCCGCTTCGACTACGACAGCTACGCGCTCGACGACGCCGCGCGCGAGACGCTCAAGGCCAACGCCGACTACCTCAAGGCGCACGGCGACCTCGAGGTCCTCGTCGAAGGCCACACCGACGAGCGCGGCACCGTCGAGTACAACCTCGCGCTCGGCCAGAAGCGCGCCAAGGAGGCGCGCGACTACATGCTGCGCCTCGGCGTCAACGGCAAGCGCGTCGGGACCATCTCCTTCGGCAAGGAGCGTCCCTCCTGCACCCGCAGCGACGAAGGATGCTGGGGCCAGAACCGCCGCGCGGAGACCAAGGTCCGCGCGCGCACGGCGTCGTCCTCCACCGCCCAGTGAAGCCCCCGCGCTCCCTCGCGGCGTTCTCCGCGGCGCTCCTGTTCTCGGGCTGCGTCGCCACGCAGAAGGACATCCTCGACCTCTCCGCGCAGACCGACTCGCTGACCGTCCAGATCCAGGGCCTCAAGAAGACCCTCAACACCCTGCAGTCGAACCAGGCCGACCTGGCCGTCAAGCTCGACGACGTCCATAGCCAGATCAGCGTCCTCAACGAGTCGCTCAAGGACACCCAGCAGAGCAACTCGGCGCTCTCCTCGAAGCTCGACGACCTGGGCGCGGCCCTGGGGGCCAAGGTCTCCGCGGTCGGCGAGTCCATCTCGGCCCAGCAGAAGCAGCTCCTCGCGCAGGAGCAGAAGCGCGCCGAAGACGAGCAGAAGAAGGCCGAGGACGACAAGAAGAAGGCCGAGCAGTCGGCCTCCGGTCCCTCGCCGAGCCAGATCTACCACTCCGCGCTCGTTCAGCTCAACGGCAAGAAGTACGACCTCGCCGCCCAGGGCTTCGGGCTCTACCTTCAGAAATATCCCAAGGGCGAGGTCGCCGACCTCGCGACCTACTACCTCGGCCAGGCCTGGTTCGCCCAGAAGAAGTACGAGCAGGCCGCGCGGCAGTACGCGCTCGTCCTCGACCAGTTCCCCAAGAGCGACCTCACGCCTTCGGCGCGGCTCAAGTACGCCTCCTGCCTCATCGAGCTGAAGGTCCACCCCGACGAGGCGCGCCGCTACCTCCAGTCCGTCGCCGAAGACTTCCCGAACAGCCCCGAGGCGAAGGTCGCGCCCCAGCTCCTGAAGGGACTCGACAAGGCCGGGAAAGCCGCGCCCCGGGCTCCCGCCGCCCCGAAGGCGAAGTGACGCTCGCGCTCCTGGCCGGCCTGCTCCTGTTCGCCGCTCCCGCGCGCGCCGCCGAGGTCTACATCGGCGTCGAGGGCGCCCGCGAGGGGGCGCAGCGCGCGCTCGGCCTCCCCGCCTTCCTCTCCGAGGACCCCGGACGGCTCGACGACGCCGAAACCGGCCGGAAGCTGCGCGAGACCCTGCGCGCCGACCTGCTCGCCTCGCGCTACTTCGACATCATCGAGAAGGGACCCGCCCCGTCGACCGGGCAGGACGAGCAGGAGCTCCTGGCCTGGCGCACGGCCGGAGCGGCCTTCCTGCTCACCGCGAAGGCCTCCAAGGTCCAGGACCAGGTCGCGCTGAGCGTGCGCCTGCGGGACACCGCCTCCGGCGAGACCCTCCTCGAGCGCTACTACCGCCAGAACGAGCGCTACGCCCGCTCGCTCGCCCACCGCGTGGCCGACGACCTCGTCAAGCAGCTCTCCGGCCGCCCCGGCATCGCCCACACG belongs to Elusimicrobiota bacterium and includes:
- a CDS encoding CsgG/HfaB family protein, which translates into the protein MFLTCAAAALLAAPPSCAADPYEKSAKAISRIAERALKRRVAVLPFLPVAGTDTRGSMALAERITAHLSRQPGIEVVERTLLEKVLREQGLAQQGVLDGRQSDKVGRVLGVDCLLTGSILGLGDGRIEVNARLIDAVTARVLGAETLQVRRDWDESGFGGLDVVVLPPDLGEAGPLALPGEGALRDALGGGKAGCEDWEARSDRLQATVLELKARFWAARLREPSFSAHGLTRNPGSEVRSIALRQDLYRRIRELYEQEGVRKPSVEEMQGASDADQAAEDLRARCDR
- a CDS encoding polyprenol monophosphomannose synthase gives rise to the protein MSGVLLSVVLPTYNEAANVPLIVERLERALQGIPHETIVADDDSPDGTWRIASELSARYPALRSLRRTRERGLYPAVLEAFALARGEYLAVLDADLQHDESRLPAMLELARARGLQLVVGSRHAPGGGIEGWGRTRRLISRAANLLSSLLLSRGSSDLMSGFFLVERSAFLAAAPRLTPKGFKILMDLLQNLPPGAQTGEVGYVFRPRTLGESKLDARVAGQFFAALAGLSLKRFARR
- a CDS encoding glycosyltransferase family 39 protein — encoded protein: MNRRLAAALCALAFAVLAFLLLRRLSDFPGLHGDEAWVGLYAVRILKGGLYSPHEMNTYTGPLYGWLLSGVYRLLGASVFSLRLPGALLNLFAAGLLAGHFWRREGPRSSLLWLALLLGSPLFLLKSRVAWEVYALQPLLLALVFAASRRALDDDGGGTRNALLFLAACHLGVLNHFIFSSVPVSLLAYAAFRSILQRDARALDLLALAAYASLQTLLVGTLKPRVGDAFWLEHRAPLCAAWLSLPFLGGALYRGLRSRWLPALGVLATRAAALPERVFSSARVVVCVGFAAFVFFHWIAFMQILSGVSVFMRLTSWEPSLFLAVPLYAGAGLSMVVLFSEGLRALYSREVPEGPRGVALWFLCYAAAFPLFRTHSTIRYYILPAFLALAALAVLLPPLLERRAGARAALFAGLLCLFTLSVKESSMSGVRFPVSFHVGWRWENSGDFLPKKGLYDEISSLGYCEFHPDSFIGLPMIFYLNTEKRDCSRSETVRIEVCPSCPRPYFRWEAPGR
- a CDS encoding XdhC/CoxI family protein; this encodes MMKGERDVIRLFAEAIDSGASAALVTVVSMQGSTPRDAGARMIVYADGSAVGTVGGGKLEALSIRDAVKAIGEGSSRKAAYDLKPEGTGMVCMGRVEVFIDVQVRELGLLILGAGHVGERLAALAAAAGVPCDVADERAEFANRESFPSAGRVLVERPDRAVRSAKPDARTYVVIVTRGHELDAECLAAALKSDAAYIGMIGSRSKVPTVFRGLNRKGLHPERDPRVHAPIGLDLGGKSPGAIAVSILAEILKVHHRRGGGHLALRGREAGRG
- a CDS encoding response regulator transcription factor; amino-acid sequence: MAQKILIVDDNEDWNALVQLWLKNAGYQDLFIAGNGADAVALARKALPDCILLDLVLPDIDGLEVCKTIRSIPALGKTPIVMLTAHRKDKIMGLEYGADYFVQKSENPAELLATLRAVFRRRELDSNVYRKEDVSLNMESREVFFHEVHVVTLTPKTFELFYCLLERSPEPVHKDILFSAVEGKKKPELSRALDILMNRLRKGLPVLLQRRIKAVKGFGYVYIRPHE
- a CDS encoding PqqD family protein is translated as MSRYERLVRQAWRSGEYRAEDASGGGTLREDGEAQRARLRVKMEWIVEREGWRPSARAGSGLRLAPHARWRAEGAEGLLYDTRAERVWRVSGAGAAVLGALESCADEAVLLAGLRGRFRDESGDLERDARAFLSDLRSRGLLEG